A stretch of DNA from Anopheles nili chromosome 2, idAnoNiliSN_F5_01, whole genome shotgun sequence:
AATTCGGTTGTTCTGTAACAATTAAACTTATACAAACGTTGATGAAATGAGCAGCGAAATCGTGGTACGAATTGTTTGTGTCCATCAACGTCACGACTTGATGCCACCATTTGACGTTTCAATTCAAATTCGTTAATCTGTAAGCCTGATTAGGCTATGTACACACAATGCGCTTTTATTTCCGAAATAAATTGATCTTCAATTCTCCAATGAGAATTTTAAtaagaaatgaataaaaataatcttaTAAAACTTGATTTATTAGGATAGACGTAGTCCATCAAAccctgtttttgttttcataataATACATTTGACAACAGCCATGTCTGTTGTCAAAACAGTTGCCATTTTGGAAAAGCGTTGTGTGGCTACCGCTACAATTGGAATTCCttcaaaaaacataaaagcacTTAGCGCCGTGGTGCAAACAAACGTAAGAAAGAAACCAAGCCGATAGCATCGTGTAAAAACTCGTGTTAAATCGCGTAAGAGATTCGTGTTTTTGTGACGATTGTGTTCACTTAGGAAACGAAAACGTTTCCCTCGTGTGAAGGCATTTTACTGCATTCTCAATTTCCAAGCCTTCTTCTGTATGTCCTTAAGTGGACCGCTTGTGTCGGGTTGTTTCAAAGGGATTGCTGAGGATTTGCCATTGAAGCTGCCAAGCGTACGCGATTTCGTTTGCTGACTGTGTCGAatctttccgtttgtttttttctccttcaccgcAACTACCATAACAGGATGTCCGACTCCGGCAAGAACGTAAGTAGTATTGCACCATTTAGGTGAACTTAATCGTTTAGCATATGCATCTAGCTTTTCTAACATGTCATCATAGGTGGGGTTTTAAAATGATAACAATTGCTCTACAGGCAGTAGCTGCCTTCAAAGTTACTATCCTGATATAAATGTAGGccggcttcttttttgctatgCGCCATTGGCCACCATTTCGCCTCAATGAAGCGTTTGTCCAGACACCCATTTATGTGCCGTCCGCACATTCTTATGACTCACGCGATGTAGGGGGTGTAACATGTttgcgaaacggaaacgtGCAGCATTTGTGAGAATTCGTTGATGCTGTATGTATCGTATAAATGCACATACATGCAGCACTTAAATTActaacatttgcacatcaatTGTTTGAGTTCCGTACCAGCGAATAAATGCCTTACTATTCAATATTTCTTACAAGCAATTGGAAAAATCGGTTCAAGATCGCACAGTACGCATGAAGCGTCTCGTTTTTCATAGTCTATTGCATTCCTCAAATGCTCTATGCGTTCCTCAATGTTCTATGTACTATGTTATTCTTCGGTATATGCATGCCCAGCTTCTCCACAGTGCCATTACGCGTGGACAAGGAAGGATACCAAAAAGGAactaaaaacataaaaacaaagaaagaaagagagagagagagagagtgagagagaataAAATGTTTAATCAGCGGCTTCAAGGGCTTTAATCGCTCTCTTGCTGTGATGTGCATTCGTTCATAAAGCAATTTGTTGTTGTGTAAACTTCCGGCTTGATGCTAGATTGTTTTGCTCTAGAATGGTTCCCTTGGATCGTTTTATGGTTTGCAGTGTGCGCTGTAAGCATTAACTAGCATTCTAGTAAAACATTAACGTCTAGAATCATACGTTTCAGTTCAAAAACACGTAACATCGGTTTTGTTATAAGATGCTGCTCACATGCTACATATTCAATATATACAAGAAATTTGTAATACTATGGAACTGCTTCAATTCAAATTCAATCTGTTGTAATGCTGAATTACTCCATGTGGACAACTTTAGTAGTACTTCGGTAGCGTTTCTTGGATAATTCTTATTACCAAGGCATTTGATGGACTGTACGTTTCAGTGCGAAACGCTTGGCATGATTCCATGTTTTAATCAATTATGAATAGCTTGTAACAGGTGTATTTGTAGTACACTTTTACCGATGTATCCAGGTATTCGACTTGAGCTAGAACTTGCAACGAAACATTCAATGTGGCACTCCCGTTCGGgaaatgttccattttgcAATGCTGTAGATGTCTACGTTTGTATGGTGTGTCGATGCACATCGTCATCTTATTTAACCGCAAGATGCTTTATTGCTTTTCGTAGGCATTGGCTTATGAACGGCATTAATTAGCATCCTATTAAATAAAGACAATTGTTACAAAGTTATCTAACACCAAAATAATTATATCTCGGAACgaatttatttaaatctcaGAACGAATCTAGGAGTGCTCATATTAGAAAGGATAAATTCTATGTTTGCAATGGGTTGGTAAATCATTCAAACATGTGTAGTACATGTTTGTCCAGCACTCATGATGAATTAAAACATCCAGCCACAATTATACATATTCATCAAAACTCGTtctataaatttttatttaccactcaggcaaaaaaaataatgattttaGAAAAACTGTCCTgtctttgctttctttatgCGTATTTACATTTGTTGTTAatggtaatttattttcaaatgtaAGGCagcgtttgttgctgctgtttttatttatttttttatcaatgaTGCAAACCAACAGTGTCTTAAGCCTTATTTTAGCCAAAAATACCATGCTTACGTACAGCGCCGAATATTTGTGCTCTTATTAAGGGTATATTGGAAGAATCTTTTAAGGAAATGTCCAAACGATAATCACCAGAAGGGATAGTTGGGGGAATGAGTTTTGTGTCCAACATCCACACGTCGTAGTACGTTCGGttctataaaaaaattaaatcaaaaataaaatgaaaattgcacaTTCGTTGTTCATTATAAACAATTTACCCCATGTGGACATTGGTAATAGAAGTCTGATAAAGTTACGGCAATCACTTTCAATAAAAGTGCGGTTGAAGGAATGTTCCTTTCACTACGAAAAGCTTGACAATATTCTATGCTCCAGTCGATCATGAACGGCCTGTAACTGTTATATTTGTAGAATAACTGAACAGAGATCTCAACGTAATTCAAAATCATCGGTACGGTAATTGAAATGTTGACACCAGTGGTTGCATTCGGAAATATTTCTAATTTGCAATGGTTTAAGCGTGTATGTTTGTATGGTGCACCAATGCATTGAACTTTTACAACGCGGTAAGTGTATGAGGTGGTACGGTTTCCTGCGAAATTCTTGCTGAACAGCAATCCATCTTTCGTCCAACATTCAAAAAACAGGGATAGTATAGTAATATAGAATACAATACTTGTATTCATGCTCATCCCAAAGCGTGTTTACACTGCTACAATTTAATGAGTACTGGTTCTGTTTCAGCACGGATTGTAATGGCGACTTTAAAAAATATCGTATATGCAAACACGCAATTAAcagtaatttattttgttttaaacctattgcaataattttgttgaaaaatctAAAACTAGTCTAATAATGGATCCTATACTGCCAGATGTTATTCACGGTAGCGTGTATGAAGCATGCATACATGTTTCCAAATTAGATAATACATTAATAGCCTGTGTACGATGGATTTCACAATATAcattcaaaatatattttaatttacactttcgcaatcaatttaaaatctttttttagttttcaaCCATATTTTATTATGATATTTCGAGTATCcaataaaaattgaacaacaaaaattttaaattattccttatggaattgtttttgtgaaatttcctgttattattttgtgaaattttaatcTCTTATATGTTAGGTTTCACGATTAACCTACTATACCTTGCCTTCGAACGGAACCGTATGCTTGACCAGAAAATAGTGTTATATTGGAGGAATCTCGTATGGAAACGTCTAACCTGTAGTCACCGGAAGGTATAGTTGAAGGGATGAGTTTAGGGTTGAGAAACCAAACACTAGAGTATGTGCGGTTCTAAAAAACATGtcaataaattattataataGCCTATAGGAGTATATgaataagattttttttcgtacgaaTTACCCCATGAGGACACGGTAAATAATACTTTGGAACTGTGTGAGCAATTATGTTCAATAAAATAGCGTTGGTAGGATTGTATTTTCCAGCACGATATGCCTGACAGTACTCCATGCTCCAGTCAATCATGAACGGTCGATATGTGGTATATTTGTAATGTAACTTCACGAAGATCACGAAGTAATTCACCGATGTTGGGACGTCGATAGATACGTTCAAGCCCACAGTGCCATTTGATAACCGTTCCATTTTGCATATGTTAAGGTGTGTACGTTGATATGGTAAATCAACACATAGAATTTTGGTCATCCGAAGACTGTAGGAAATGGTTCGGTTTCCTAATGCCGACTTTTTGTTGATATTGAGAACGGCACGTGTAGTAAGGAAAAATTGGATAGAGACGCATAACAGAATGATTCCAATGCATTTTCCAAATGTCAGACTCATGTTCCACTTAGAAAAAACTATATACTAGTGGCAGCACTGATAATAAACTACTTGAAATTCATGTGTAGTATCCTCAATTTTAGCTGTGatgaaatgtaatttaattgcTCTATGGTTTAGAGATAGTAAGAAGTACAATTATTTACgttttttaattgtttgtcAGCTATTATCATTGCCTTATCAAAATATACGAATCTTGTCTGAgctcccccgtacgcaggactgactatccagcttatgagtaattaaaaaaagtcatgaaagccttggctaagcATTTATAATTTGAGTATTTTTCAATCGGTAGgaattattttatctataatGCGTATGTGTCaattataattatttcatttcatttaccGTTTAACTCAAGTTTAGAACCATTGTTAGCttatatgtattttatttttgcggtATACGAATTCCCATATCGACAGCAGTCCACAGTTCGTTCAACCGATTATGCCCTGTTTGCGTACGGAACAAAACATTTGCACGGCGACCAAGGTTATTTCCTGCCAATTTTTAAAGAATACGTCCATTCGATAATCGCCGGATGGCAATGTTTGGGGAATGTATTTTGGAGCAAACATCCACAAGCATTCGTACGTTCGATTCTaacagagagaaagcaaaTCCCGATTTCATAAGGGTTTGATCATGAGTTTGTGGGCCGCAGTCTTACTCCATGTGGGCAGGGATAGCTAAAATCTGGTAGAGTTTCGGAAATGATTTTCATCACCAGGGCCGTAGAAGGGTTATACTTCCCATTTCTTTCTCCCTGGCAGTAATCCATATTCCAATTGATCATGAAGGGCCGGTATGTGCTGTACTTGTAATATACCTTGACGGTGATACCCAGATAGTTGAGAACCATCGGTATAGTGATCGAAATGTTCAGACCACTGGTGCCGTTCGGAAACTGTTCCATGTAGCAATGGTTTAGGTATGTAGCTTTGTAGGGCGCATCTAAGCATTGCATCTTGGTTATACGCAAGTTGTAAGATGTATTACGAAATCTTTTTTGACTTAGTGCAGCGTCACTGTACGTGCCATGCGCTATAATATGCGTTCGTACAGCAATAAAGATGAATACAAATGTTGCTTGCTTGATAGATAACAAAATCATCGTGAAGTAAAGCTACTTGCACTACCACTCTCCCTGATTTACGCATCAATActgatatgaaaaataggATCTTCAAGTTTTTCGAAAGTACAAATTAATTATAAcgatatttttcattccaatcaAAATTAGCTTTTTTATGATTCATGTCCCGCAATTTAACGTCACGTCCATGAATATTACGAAACAACCTTTGATGTCCCATAATGATTTACATCTGATGACATATAATCAATGACCTATTGATTcgttttttaaatgatttatgcAGGGGTTGAAATAGTAAAAACATCAGTTTCAAATTGGCGAATCCAGTCGACAGCGGCTACTGATACGGTGCATTAAGCATGTAGGATGTATTTATCGTATTTCACTTTTTATAAAATGCTGTCTCGATTGTAAAATCGTTGTCCTCAAAACATTTGCGATTAAAAATTTGCGATACTTTTTGAACAATGTTGTTATAAAGGAATTGTTACGCATTGAAAGAAATACACAATGAATTGCGtatatttttaaagaaatATAATCCAGCATACCGTGGttatatatataataatatatacTTCAGTGATTTTTTGGGGAGCGTTAAACAATGCTTAACAATTGCACTGCGTATTTGATAAGTTTAAGCGTttgatcaaaacaaatgtCCAATTGACCTCTAACAACTGATTtcatgtgttttaatttttatcccaaatttttttttagcgaaCAGAATTTGAATATAATTATGTATCTGTAGTAATTTCAACTCAAAGTGAATAGGAATTAAAATCGGCAaatctttttcttgtttagGAAAAATGCATGTTGATAAATTGTTACATACATAGTCGATTTCTAATGATTATTAAGTTCAATTGTCATCCGATATTTCAAAGCTTGCTATTTCTTAATAAATCCCTTTTCAGATTATTTCTAATTTCGCATTGTTACTATTCAgtaattttatattattcaCTTGATTTCAGTTAGTTTGATCATTGTTGACTGTTTGCTATTTACTTTTCATAATTTAACCAAGCCGGCTGGCGCTTCGAGCGGAAATGTATACCAGCATATCGTACAGGGTTACGTTGTCCTTATCCTGGAATGTGATGTCTAATCGGTAGTCTCCTGGAGGAATATTTGGTGGTGCTATGCTTTCTGTAACACCCCAAATCACACTGTATGTTTTGTTCTATTGAAAGTGAACAGACAGAAGTTTGAATAGTCATCACTTGATACATAATGTCGTTGAGACTTTTCGTTTTATAAACTTACACCATGCGGACAGGGATACACCAAGTGAGGAATACTTTCCTTACCTACTTGGTAAATGTAGTAATACATCGGGTTTGATGTAGGATTTCGTAAGTATTGACAGACTTCAATACTGACGTCTAACACGAAAGGTTGGTATGTCGTGTATTTGTAGTTCAACCGTACTCTTATTACCAGGTAGTGCAATACCGCTGGTACATGTAGCGAAGCGTTCAGATATGTTGTTTGATTTCGTGTTTTGAATGAACGACAACACAACAAAGTGCTGCGTTCGTACGGCATGCCCACGCATTGATATTTAGTcactttaattttattccgGAACGTTCCAGGCCCAAAAGACTTATTGAAGAGTGGAAGATTACTGAATATATCCTGCGCGGAATCAAGTTCGAGAATCCAGCATAAAAATATACCCAGTACTACAGCAAATGCACCTTTGTTTATCATTTTAGTCTTTAGGAACAATGATTGTCCGTGTGACATCGTTTTTGGATGGGATTCTAGTGACTGACGGCaggatgaaaatattttactgAATCAATACTATCCATTGAGTAATTTTGCCTATTACTGCAAAATAGTTAATTTACATTTGAAGCACGAAAGTGAACCTAAACTATAGTCattaaattgcattaaaattttacGGTTCTGATGGTATCATTCTGGATCTGCAGCAATTAAGCATTTATCAaacctttttttggtttagcACATGTCGTTTCTACGTGTGATCCTGACTCCAATACAACGTATTGTATCTAGAGAGAAAGGTGGATACTATTAATATTTGTATGTTTAAACGAGAAATAACGTATCTGGTTACGAGGCGGTAAATTTTTCGCCTTCAGAAGATTCaagtaaaacatttttttggtattttatGGTCTTGATTACTTTTCAAATCCATATCATTTTAGTGATTATTTATTGATAATTTTAGTATGAATGCATACTAAATTCGTTTtatatgtgtttgtttaaCCGATGCGATTAGTAGTTCTGCAGGAGAAATATACCAGCAAATCGTAGAGGGTTACGTTGTCCTTGTCGTGGAAAGTGATGTCTAATCGGTAGTCTCCTGGAGGAAAATTTGGCGGTGCTAAGCTTTCTGTAACACCCCAAACCACACTGTATGTTTTGTTCtatcgaaagcaaacagacaGAAGTCTGATAAGTCATCACATAATACCGTATTTTAGCGTGTATAGCGACCTcctttttgcttaaaaatggTCTTAGTCGAATTAAGGGGGTTGTTATACACTGGTAgtaacattttcattcccgCGTAATGGATTAACGGTCGTATACAAATAGTGATGATGACGTTGACGACATTGACGATTGCAAAGTTGAAAATGAAGACGTCAGCGAGGATGAATTGGAAAAGTATTATAGAATATAATGCGAAAAATGAATTGTGTCAATAAAATTGTAACATTTGCTTACAAATGCGagaaaatactttttttaaattttggaTATTTACTCTGTTGGTCGTTATACACGCCAAAATACGGTATATAATGTAGTTGAGGTAGCATGTTTTATATACTTACACCGTGTGGACAAGGATAAACCATGTGAGGAATACTTTCCTTGAATACTTTGTAAATGTAGTAATACACCGGGTTTGCTGAGGGATTTCGTAAGTATTGACAGATTTCAACGCTGACGTCTAGCACGAAGGGTTGATATGTCGTGTATTTGTAGTTTAGCCGTACTCTTAGTATTATATAGTGGAGTATCACTGGTACATGTAGCGAAGCGTTCAGATATGTTGTTTGATTTCGCGTTTTGAATGAACGACAACACAACAAAGTGGTGCGATCGTACGGCATGCCGACGCATTGATATTTAGTCACTTTAATTTTTATCCGGAATGTTCCGGACCCAGCAGATTTATCAAACAGTGGAAGATTGCCGAATAAATCCTGTGCGGAATCAAGTTCGAGAATCCAGCATAAAAATATACCCAGTACCACAGCAAATACACCTTTGTTTGTCATTTTAGTCTTTAGGAACAATGAATGTCCGTGTGACATCGTTTTTGGATGGGATTCTAGTGACTGACGGcagaatgaaaatattttactgAATCGATACTATTCATTGAGTAATTTTGCCTATTACTGCAAAATAGTTAATTTACATTTGAAGAACGGAAGTGAATCTAAACTATAATcattaaattgcattagaATTTTACGGTTCCGACGGTATGAATCAGATTCTCCACCAATAAAGCATTTATCAAACTGTTTTTGGTTTAGCACATGTCGTTTATAGTTTTACGTGTGATCCTGACTCCAATATAACGTATTGTATCTAGACAGAAAGCTAGATAATGTTAATATATgtttaatataataatatataatGTAATATGTTTAAACGAGAAGTAACGTATCTGGTTACGAGGCGGTAAATTTTTCACCTTAAGAAAATTCCAGTAAAACATTGTTTTTGGTATTTTATGGTATTGATTACTTTTCAAATCCATATCATTTTAGTGAttatttattgatattttaatATGAATGCATACTAAATTCGTTTtatatgtgtttgtttaaCCGATGCGATTAGTAGTTCTGGAGGAGAAATACACCAGCATATCGTACAGGGTTACGTTATCCTTATCCTGGAATGTGATGTCTAATCGGTAGTCTCCTGGAGGAATATTTGGTGGTGTTATGCTTTCTGTAAAAGCCCACAATACACTGTATGTTTTAttctaatgaaaaaaaaaacaggtagAAACAAAACAGTCGCAAAAGTCACCATCTTATGTATGATTTGGTTGAGACGGCTCGTTTTATACACTTACACCGTGCGGACAGGGATACACCATGTGTGGAAGACTTTCCTTGAACACTTTGTAAACGTAGTACTTAATCGGGTTTGATGAGGGGTTTCTTAGATATTGACAAATTTCTTCATTCACGTTGATCATGAACGGTTGGTATGACGTGTATTTATAGTTTAATTTCAATA
This window harbors:
- the LOC128730814 gene encoding uncharacterized protein LOC128730814, whose protein sequence is MNTNGLLFSKNFAGNRTTSYTYRVVKVQCIGAPYKHTRLNHCKLEIFPNATTGVNISITVPMILNYVEISVQLFYKYNSYRPFMIDWSIEYCQAFRSERNIPSTALLLKVIAVTLSDFYYQCPHGNRTYYDVWMLDTKLIPPTIPSGDYRLDISLKDSSNIPLIRAQIFGAVRKHGIFG
- the LOC128730825 gene encoding uncharacterized protein LOC128730825; the protein is MSLTFGKCIGIILLCVSIQFFLTTRAVLNINKKSALGNRTISYSLRMTKILCVDLPYQRTHLNICKMERLSNGTVGLNVSIDVPTSVNYFVIFVKLHYKYTTYRPFMIDWSMEYCQAYRAGKYNPTNAILLNIIAHTVPKYYLPCPHGNRTYSSVWFLNPKLIPSTIPSGDYRLDVSIRDSSNITLFSGQAYGSVRRQGIVG
- the LOC128730836 gene encoding uncharacterized protein LOC128730836 produces the protein MILLSIKQATFVFIFIAVRTHIIAHGTYSDAALSQKRFRNTSYNLRITKMQCLDAPYKATYLNHCYMEQFPNGTSGLNISITIPMVLNYLGITVKVYYKYSTYRPFMINWNMDYCQGERNGKYNPSTALVMKIISETLPDFSYPCPHGNRTYECLWMFAPKYIPQTLPSGDYRMDVFFKNWQEITLVAVQMFCSVRKQGIIG